The following proteins are encoded in a genomic region of Ornithodoros turicata isolate Travis chromosome 6, ASM3712646v1, whole genome shotgun sequence:
- the LOC135397277 gene encoding centrosomal protein of 63 kDa-like, with the protein MEREVLFGNSVRLPTADIPSSCELELLKLLREVDMAFLEKHRMWRSKHEKAEALLRQKDTELQQAREEISQLTNQIQCLETFQGDMVNKYDKRIADLKNDVAKIKKRYQSLRSAADNRCTSEEEVHDAELLEREAQLWRSRAVELEKQLRQVEDDVEARLRELYEEKIRSAVADKEGVIDRLSEKVLELTKTVRELEISRTGFQFLEDGEGLVEEALRTFEKRRSHIESEELDSRIRGHMQELMSKLNSDREALKA; encoded by the coding sequence ATGGAACGTGAAGTGCTATTCGGAAATTCTGTGCGCCTCCCAACTGCTGACATTCCTTCATCGTGCGAACTTGAACTGCTGAAACTGTTGCGTGAAGTGGACATGGCCTTCCTGGAAAAGCACCGGATGTGGCGTTCGAAACACGAAAAAGCTGAAGCCCTGCTACGGCAAAAAGATACGGAACTACAACAAGCACGCGAAGAGATATCTCAGCTTACGAATCAAATCCAATGTTTAGAAACATTTCAAGGCGATATGGTCAACAAATACGACAAACGCATCGCTGATCTCAAGAACGATGTCGCCAAAATAAAGAAGCGGTACCAGTCCCTGAGGAGTGCCGCCGACAACAGGTGTACCTCCGAGGAAGAGGTACACGACGCGGAGTTACTGGAAAGGGAAGCCCAACTTTGGAGGTCTCGAGCCGTTGAGTTGGAGAAACAGTTGAGACAAGTTGAAGATGATGTGGAAGCGCGGCTGAGAGAGCTGTACGAAGAGAAGATACGGTCTGCGGTTGCTGATAAAGAAGGTGTTATCGACAGGTTGAGCGAAAAGGTGTTGGAGTTGACGAAGACCGTGAGGGAACTCGAAATCAGTCGGACAGGTTTTCAGTTCTTGGAAGATGGGGAAGGGTTGGTAGAAGAAGCATTGAGGACGTTTGAGAAAAGGCGTTCTCACATAGAGAGTGAGGAATTGGACAGCAGGATCCGCGGTCACATGCAAGAACTCATGAGCAAGTTGAACAGCGATCGAGAAGCATTGAAAGCATGA